The window CTCCCCTGCACCAAGGAACAGACCACCCTCGTCTGCGGATGACCATGTCTTCCCCCCGTCTCCGGCCCCTGCTGGGCGCCCTGGCCCTGCTGCTGGCCGGCCCCGCGCCCGCCCTGGCCCAGATGAGCCAGGAACAGGCCTTCCAGCGCGGCCGCGGCGTCAACCTGGCCCGCATGCGGGGCGAGGTGATCAACGGCGGCCTGGGCGTCTATCGGCCCGCCCTGTGCATGTACGAGCGCAGCGGTGGCAACTGCCTGGTGCGCTCCGACGCCGAGGGCCTGCTGTTCCGCTTCTACGGCGGCGTCCCTGGCTGGGCCCAGCTCGGCCTGCCGCCAACGGTGGAAACCGAGATCCTCATCTCCCCCGACGGTCGCAACGTCGTGAGCGTCCTCTACAACGGCCCGCCCCGATCGCAGCCGGCCCCCGCCGGGCAGCCCCAGGCGCCTCAGCCCGGAGTCTGAAGATTGCTGGCCAGGCCCTGGAGCGCCTGGCCCCAGGAGGACTCCACGGGCCAGGCTTCACGGCGGGTCAGGCTGAGGGCGATGCCCTTCTCGCCGTAGGCCGCCTCGTTGATGAACACGGCCCGGACGGCCGCCTCTCCCTGATCGGCCTGGGGGTGGAACGGGATCGTGACGCCTTCCGCGGTGAGAAACAGGGGCTCGCCAGCGCCGATCGGCTGCCAGTCGCGTCCCTGGCGTTGCGGGTGCACCACCGCCGCCGGCGATCCGTCGTCGTGGCGCGGCAGGTCGAGGCTGCCCAGGTGCCGATGCACCACCAGCCGTGCCGGCTGGCGCAGGGCACCGCAGCGGGCCTGGGCCAGCACCTCCAGGGCCGCCTCCAGGGTCAGCTGGCTCTGCCGGCAGATGGTGGACTGGATCACGCCCTGGGGCACCGGACCCACCTCCACCACCAGTCCGCAGGGCCAGCGCTCCACCAGATAGCCGGTCTGGGAGCGGTCCTGCTCGTGCAGGTAGATCGGCAGTCCCAGCCGCTGCTGCAGCCCCGCCGCCAGGGCCAGATCAGCCGGCCTGCGGCCGTAGACCACCAGGCTGTTGCCCATGGCGGCGGTGGTGCTGTGCAGGTCGAGGGCCACCAGGCAGGGGGCGCTGCCTTCGGGCCCGTGGAGAGCCAGCAGCTCCCGGGCCCGCTGCCGTTCCCGGCCCCCCGGATCGGGGGCGTCCAGCAGGGCCGGCACGAAACTGCGGTTGAGGTCCTGGTCCAGGTAGCGGGCGCCGGCGGCATGGGCGGCGGGATTGCCCAGCACCAGCTCCAGGGCGAGGCCGCTGCTGCGCAGCAGCGCCGGGTGCCGTCGCCAGGCCTGCAGCAGCCAGGGCGCGTTGCGCTCGTTGCCGTGGGTGCCCCCCACCACCATCACCCGGCCCGCCACCATCAACGTCTCGCCCACAGGGCACCAGCCTGGCGCAGAGTCAGGGCTGCACACCGCTGATGTCCATGGCCCCGCCCGCCACCCTGGTGCGCACCGCCCGGCAGCTCTGGCAGTGCCAGTGGCGCCTGTTGATGGGGGGGCTCGGCCCCGCCGATGGCCAGGGCCGCTACCGCCGCCCCGCCGGGGCCTTCACGGCCGTGCCGCCCCTGCCGGAGGACGCGGCCGACCCCGGCGGCCACGTGCTGATCGTGGGCCGCAGCTGCCCCTGGGCCCACCGGGCCTGGCTCACCTGGACCCTGCGGGGTCTGGCTCCCTCGATCGAGACGGTGGTGGTGGTGCCCGATCCGGCCGCCGGCCGCTGGCGGTTCGAGACGCCCTTCGAGGGCTGCCAGACCCTGCTCGACCTCTACCGCCGCTGCGGCGCCGATCCCCGGGCCCGGGCCACCGTGCCGGCCCTCTATTCCCGGCGGACGGGGACGATCCTGGTGAACGAGAGCGCCCGCCTGATCGAGCTGCTCAACGCCTGGCCCGCCGCGCCCGGGGCTCCGGACCTGGCCCCGCCGGCGGACCTGCCGGCGATCAGCGCCTGGCGGGAGCGGCTGCAGGGCGATGTCAACGACGGGGTCTACCGCTGTGGCTTCGCCCGCAACCAGACCGCCTACGACGAGGCCGAAGGGGCCCTGTTCGACACGCTGGAGGCCGTCGAGGCGGCCCTCGGCGCTGGCGGTGAGAGCGGCGGCTGGCTGTGTGGCGGCCCTGCCCCGAGCCTGGCGGACGTGGTGCTGTTCCCCACCCTGATCCGGATGGAGCTGGTCTACGCCCCCCTGTTCGGCTGCAGCCGCCGGCCCCTCTGGCAGCTGCCCGGGCTCTGGGACTGGCGCCGCCGATTCCACGCCCTTGAGGGGGTCGCCGCCACCTGCTTCCCGGACGCCTGGCGCCGCGACTACTTCGGGGCCCTGTTCCCCCTGCATCCCTCCGGCATCGTCCCGGCGGGACCGGACCTGGCCACACTGGTAGGCAGCCCGCCCCCGGCCGCCCCCGGCGCCCCCATCCGATGAGCAGCACCCTGGCCACCCCGGACGGCGCCGACCCCGTCTTCGAGGGGGTGTACGGCACCTTCTCGATCACCGCCACTGACCGCCGCGAGGTGCTGGGCTACCGCCTGGCCCTCACGGCCGTGGCCGTGGGCCAGCTGGCCCTGCTGGCCCAGTGGCGCCAGCTCGGCCCCGACCTGCTCTGGCCCTGGCTGCTGGTGATGGCGGCCGGCCTGGGCCTGGCCCTGCGCTGGATCCACATCTACCTGCGTCCCCTGCACCGGGCCCTGCAGCTGTTCTGGCTGGCCGGTTGCCTTGGCGGACTGCTGCTGGCCCTGCGGGCCGGACCGGGCCAGATGCTCCCCGCCCTGGCGCAGCAACCCCTGTGGATCCTGGCGGTGGGGCCCTTCTTCGCCGCCCTGGCCGGCATCGGCTTCAAGGAGTTCTTCTGCTTTCAGCGGCCGGAGGCGATCGGCGTCACCCTGCTGCTGCCCCTGGCTCTGCTTGGGCGCCTGGCCGGTCTGCTGAGCCCCGCCACGACCGGCAGCCTGCTGGCCGCCGAAGCGTTGCTGCTGCTGGTGCTCTGTCTGCGCAAGTTCCCCATGCCGGCGGCGGCGGATGTGGGCGACAAGAGCGTCTTCGCCCATCTGGAGCAGCAGCGCCTGGGCCAGAGCGGCGACACCCCATGAGCGCGATCAGCCTGGTGGGGGCCGCCAAGGACTTTGGCGTGCGCAGCCTGTTCTCCGATCTCGACCTGCACGTGGGTGAGCGGGACCGGCTGGGGCTGATCGGCCCCAACGGCGCCGGCAAGAGCACCCTGCTGCGGGTGCTGGCGGGCCTCGAACCGCTCGATCGCGGTGAGCGCCGCTGCCATGCCCGCACCCGGGTGGTGCTGCTCGACCAGGAGCCCCGGCTGGATCCGGCCCTGACGGTGCTGGAGCAGGTGTTCGCCGGGGACGGGG of the Cyanobium sp. AMD-g genome contains:
- a CDS encoding aspartoacylase — translated: MVAGRVMVVGGTHGNERNAPWLLQAWRRHPALLRSSGLALELVLGNPAAHAAGARYLDQDLNRSFVPALLDAPDPGGRERQRARELLALHGPEGSAPCLVALDLHSTTAAMGNSLVVYGRRPADLALAAGLQQRLGLPIYLHEQDRSQTGYLVERWPCGLVVEVGPVPQGVIQSTICRQSQLTLEAALEVLAQARCGALRQPARLVVHRHLGSLDLPRHDDGSPAAVVHPQRQGRDWQPIGAGEPLFLTAEGVTIPFHPQADQGEAAVRAVFINEAAYGEKGIALSLTRREAWPVESSWGQALQGLASNLQTPG
- a CDS encoding glutathione S-transferase C-terminal domain-containing protein translates to MAPPATLVRTARQLWQCQWRLLMGGLGPADGQGRYRRPAGAFTAVPPLPEDAADPGGHVLIVGRSCPWAHRAWLTWTLRGLAPSIETVVVVPDPAAGRWRFETPFEGCQTLLDLYRRCGADPRARATVPALYSRRTGTILVNESARLIELLNAWPAAPGAPDLAPPADLPAISAWRERLQGDVNDGVYRCGFARNQTAYDEAEGALFDTLEAVEAALGAGGESGGWLCGGPAPSLADVVLFPTLIRMELVYAPLFGCSRRPLWQLPGLWDWRRRFHALEGVAATCFPDAWRRDYFGALFPLHPSGIVPAGPDLATLVGSPPPAAPGAPIR
- a CDS encoding DUF2301 domain-containing membrane protein; the protein is MSSTLATPDGADPVFEGVYGTFSITATDRREVLGYRLALTAVAVGQLALLAQWRQLGPDLLWPWLLVMAAGLGLALRWIHIYLRPLHRALQLFWLAGCLGGLLLALRAGPGQMLPALAQQPLWILAVGPFFAALAGIGFKEFFCFQRPEAIGVTLLLPLALLGRLAGLLSPATTGSLLAAEALLLLVLCLRKFPMPAAADVGDKSVFAHLEQQRLGQSGDTP